In Brevibacillus brevis NBRC 100599, a single genomic region encodes these proteins:
- a CDS encoding histidine phosphatase family protein — MKLVWIRHGETDSNREHRYLGHSDVPLNERGHLHASDLAKELPVLIGRPAAIYSSDLLRCMQTAEPLAATWGLSVISEPALRELSFGEWELMTYDELMQSDPVRATRWYDDPFRNRPPQGESLEELGMRVDRWLRSLLERAGKEETSDTVVIVTHGGVIRWFQAAWLENNPDQYWQVDGMKHGEALVAECLDAEEKSWMAQPLKSKRGTT; from the coding sequence ATGAAACTGGTTTGGATACGTCACGGGGAGACAGACAGCAATCGTGAGCATCGATATTTGGGGCATAGCGACGTTCCTTTGAATGAGCGCGGGCATCTGCACGCGAGTGATTTGGCCAAGGAATTACCAGTGCTGATCGGGCGACCCGCTGCGATTTACTCGAGTGACCTGCTCAGATGCATGCAGACTGCCGAACCACTTGCAGCTACTTGGGGGCTATCGGTTATTTCGGAGCCAGCTTTGAGAGAGCTGTCTTTTGGCGAGTGGGAGCTGATGACCTACGATGAGCTAATGCAGTCGGACCCTGTGCGGGCCACGAGGTGGTACGACGATCCTTTTCGAAATCGACCTCCGCAAGGGGAGAGTCTGGAAGAGCTAGGGATGCGCGTGGATCGTTGGCTACGTTCCTTGTTGGAGAGAGCGGGCAAGGAGGAGACATCCGATACAGTCGTCATCGTCACACATGGCGGCGTGATCCGCTGGTTCCAGGCCGCCTGGCTCGAAAACAATCCTGACCAATATTGGCAGGTCGATGGCATGAAGCATGGAGAGGCACTGGTAGCTGAATGCCTGGATGCGGAAGAGAAGAGTTGGATGGCACAACCCTTGAAGAGTAAGAGAGGGACAACATGA
- the cbiB gene encoding adenosylcobinamide-phosphate synthase CbiB, whose protein sequence is MTEIWVLCAAYLIDRVVGDPRGLPHPVIIMGWWITRLEQVIRSLVKEESHLKLAGVLFPVVIVGGSYAVVWLILWGATFIHPVLAWILGAWLISTTIATKGLADAGMEIARHLVAGDMEAARRSLSMVVGRDTEQLDEPEVCRGAVETVAENIVDAIVSPLIFAAIGGAPLAMAYRAANTLDSMVGYKNEKYLNLGWASARIDDVLNYIPARLTALLLVTASWLQRLDGKQCWAMIRRDAHLHPSPNSGLPEAGVAGALGVQLGGLNYYQGVASNRAKMGDAKRPLQASDIVATIRLMYLVSLLCLLVSVMISILL, encoded by the coding sequence ATGACAGAAATATGGGTATTATGCGCGGCCTACTTGATTGATCGGGTGGTAGGTGACCCCCGGGGCTTGCCGCATCCAGTGATCATCATGGGCTGGTGGATTACACGCTTGGAACAGGTCATACGTTCTCTCGTCAAAGAGGAGTCGCATTTGAAGCTGGCAGGAGTCCTGTTTCCGGTCGTGATCGTTGGCGGTAGCTATGCTGTGGTTTGGCTGATTCTGTGGGGAGCGACGTTCATCCATCCGGTGCTTGCCTGGATCTTGGGTGCCTGGTTGATTTCTACGACGATCGCGACAAAAGGCTTGGCCGATGCCGGGATGGAGATTGCCCGTCATCTTGTGGCTGGGGACATGGAAGCGGCGAGACGCTCCTTGTCCATGGTAGTCGGACGTGATACGGAGCAACTAGATGAACCGGAAGTATGTAGGGGAGCGGTAGAAACCGTGGCGGAAAACATCGTCGATGCGATTGTCTCTCCGCTGATTTTCGCAGCGATTGGGGGAGCTCCGTTGGCAATGGCGTACCGTGCCGCCAACACCCTCGATTCCATGGTTGGCTATAAAAACGAGAAGTATCTGAATCTCGGCTGGGCGTCTGCCCGCATTGACGATGTACTGAACTACATACCCGCCCGTTTGACGGCTTTGTTGCTTGTCACCGCAAGCTGGCTGCAGCGATTGGATGGGAAGCAGTGCTGGGCAATGATCAGAAGAGATGCGCACTTGCATCCGAGTCCAAACAGCGGTTTGCCGGAAGCCGGAGTCGCTGGCGCATTAGGCGTGCAGCTCGGGGGATTGAATTATTACCAAGGCGTTGCATCGAACCGGGCAAAAATGGGAGATGCGAAACGACCATTGCAGGCAAGTGACATAGTCGCGACGATTCGTTTGATGTATCTCGTTTCACTCTTATGTCTGCTCGTTAGTGTGATGATATCGATTTTATTATAA
- the cobJ gene encoding precorrin-3B C(17)-methyltransferase, with translation MSGKLFVIGFGPGSFEHITKRAREALQESDVIIGYSTYVDLIRGLLTNQQIVSTGMTEEVARAREAVRQAEEEGKKVAVISSGDSGVYGMAGLVYEVLVEKGWTEATGVPIEIVPGISAINSCGAILGAPIMHDACTISLSDHLTPWELIAKRIDAAGMADFVIALYNPRSGRRTRQIVEAQRILLQYRSPDTPVGIVKSAYRERETVVVTTLAQMLEHDIGMLTTVIIGNTSTFVYDGKMITPRGYQRKYTLSADEQPLKPHQRLRVENEPWSLEASEESLASAPATPATPNTERPVAVTEDRVPATEPANRVATSTAVLEAPPVTEEAAPKAPFAWAMEALTAINAAKGIETKPAVGQVNRPVSTFTPEMIFECAVSPGVANKKITPLQMMAIAEVAGEKGEIEYTPHHQMILRVPTANPESITSHLRELGLILSPIGDVLQVKACDFCDGEKKDSIPYAEELHQKLGGKEMPKELKIGFNGCGMACYGAVQEDIGIVFRKGKFDLFLGAKTVGRNAHSGIPVAEGIEKEEIVPLVERIVNRFKKDAFPNERFHKFFQRVGELEGFAWYEPAKAEIENAACGD, from the coding sequence ATGAGCGGCAAGTTGTTTGTGATCGGGTTTGGTCCAGGGAGTTTTGAGCATATCACCAAGCGGGCGCGGGAAGCCCTGCAAGAGTCCGATGTCATTATCGGCTATTCCACTTACGTAGATTTGATCCGTGGACTTTTGACGAATCAGCAAATCGTCAGCACAGGGATGACGGAAGAAGTGGCCCGTGCACGGGAAGCTGTACGTCAGGCGGAAGAGGAAGGCAAAAAGGTAGCGGTCATTTCCAGTGGAGACTCAGGTGTTTACGGGATGGCAGGTCTCGTATACGAGGTGTTGGTGGAAAAAGGCTGGACAGAAGCTACCGGCGTACCCATCGAAATCGTACCGGGCATCTCGGCGATCAATTCCTGTGGGGCGATCCTCGGTGCACCTATCATGCACGACGCATGCACGATCAGTTTGAGTGATCACTTGACGCCGTGGGAACTCATTGCCAAACGGATTGACGCAGCAGGGATGGCTGACTTTGTGATCGCGTTGTACAACCCGCGCAGCGGACGACGCACACGCCAGATTGTCGAAGCGCAACGCATTCTTTTGCAGTACCGCTCACCAGATACGCCGGTCGGTATCGTGAAAAGTGCTTATCGCGAACGCGAAACGGTTGTCGTGACGACCCTGGCCCAAATGCTGGAGCATGATATCGGCATGTTGACCACCGTGATTATCGGAAATACATCGACGTTTGTATACGACGGCAAAATGATTACGCCGCGCGGTTATCAGCGCAAATATACGCTGTCTGCCGATGAGCAGCCACTGAAGCCGCATCAGCGTCTGCGTGTAGAAAATGAGCCTTGGTCGCTCGAGGCCTCCGAGGAGAGCCTCGCGTCAGCTCCGGCAACACCAGCAACACCGAACACAGAAAGACCAGTAGCCGTTACCGAGGATAGAGTACCTGCTACAGAACCAGCAAATCGTGTAGCAACAAGCACGGCAGTACTGGAAGCACCGCCTGTAACAGAAGAAGCCGCACCAAAAGCTCCTTTCGCATGGGCCATGGAGGCATTGACGGCTATCAATGCGGCGAAAGGCATTGAAACCAAGCCAGCTGTAGGCCAAGTCAATCGTCCGGTGTCTACCTTTACGCCAGAGATGATTTTCGAATGCGCGGTAAGTCCGGGTGTTGCCAACAAAAAAATCACGCCGCTGCAAATGATGGCGATTGCCGAGGTGGCAGGAGAAAAAGGCGAGATCGAATACACTCCACACCACCAAATGATTTTGCGCGTGCCCACTGCCAACCCAGAAAGCATCACTAGCCATTTGCGAGAGCTTGGATTGATTCTCAGCCCGATCGGAGACGTTTTACAGGTAAAAGCGTGTGATTTCTGCGACGGCGAGAAAAAAGACAGCATCCCATATGCCGAGGAGCTGCACCAAAAGCTTGGTGGAAAAGAAATGCCAAAAGAACTGAAGATCGGCTTCAACGGCTGCGGGATGGCGTGCTATGGCGCGGTTCAAGAGGATATTGGGATCGTATTCCGCAAAGGAAAGTTCGATTTATTCCTAGGAGCAAAAACGGTGGGACGCAATGCACACTCCGGTATTCCGGTAGCAGAAGGCATCGAAAAAGAAGAGATTGTTCCACTCGTGGAGCGAATCGTGAACCGATTCAAAAAAGACGCATTTCCGAATGAGCGGTTCCACAAGTTTTTCCAACGTGTAGGTGAGCTGGAGGGCTTTGCATGGTACGAGCCAGCAAAAGCTGAAATCGAGAATGCTGCATGCGGAGATTAA
- a CDS encoding sirohydrochlorin chelatase: MDAVLFVGHGSKDPEGNEEIRQFVATLTPDLDVPIIETCFLEFARPDMLQGLNTCVARGATRVAVIPIILFSAGHAKIHIPAAIDEAKELHPHVQFIYGRPIGIHDEVINILTARMEEAGFASGEDNDDLAVLVIGRGSSDADANSDIYKMSRLFWERYKAKWVETAFMGVTYPLYDEGVERCLKLGAKRIVLLPYFLFTGVLIKRMSDQLEKFREQYPEAEFEMAEYFGFHPLLKEVLKDRVVEALHGEVKLNCDTCQYRLAAMEHIDHHHHHHDDEHGHHHHHGHHHHHDHDHDHDHDHKHDHKHDHVTK; the protein is encoded by the coding sequence ATGGACGCAGTATTATTTGTAGGTCATGGAAGCAAGGACCCGGAAGGCAATGAAGAGATTCGCCAGTTTGTGGCGACGCTAACACCGGACTTGGATGTACCGATTATTGAGACGTGCTTTCTGGAGTTTGCCCGTCCTGACATGCTGCAAGGCTTGAATACATGCGTGGCTCGGGGGGCAACCCGCGTGGCGGTGATTCCAATCATCCTGTTCTCTGCCGGACATGCGAAAATTCATATTCCGGCTGCCATCGACGAGGCAAAGGAGCTGCACCCACACGTTCAGTTCATCTACGGACGCCCGATCGGCATTCACGACGAAGTCATCAATATTTTGACCGCTCGCATGGAAGAGGCAGGCTTTGCCTCCGGGGAAGACAACGATGACTTGGCTGTACTTGTAATCGGACGCGGTAGCAGCGATGCAGATGCCAATAGTGATATTTACAAAATGTCCCGACTGTTCTGGGAGCGCTACAAAGCCAAGTGGGTAGAGACCGCCTTCATGGGCGTGACATATCCCTTGTACGACGAGGGCGTTGAGCGCTGCCTGAAGCTGGGTGCAAAGCGCATCGTACTCTTGCCGTACTTCTTGTTCACGGGTGTGTTGATTAAACGGATGAGTGACCAGCTGGAGAAGTTCCGTGAGCAATATCCAGAAGCCGAGTTCGAAATGGCCGAGTATTTTGGCTTCCATCCGTTGTTGAAAGAAGTGCTCAAGGATCGTGTCGTGGAAGCGTTGCACGGTGAAGTGAAGCTGAACTGTGATACCTGTCAGTACAGGCTGGCGGCGATGGAGCACATCGACCATCACCATCACCACCACGATGACGAGCATGGACATCATCACCACCATGGTCACCATCATCATCACGACCATGACCATGACCATGACCATGACCACAAGCATGATCACAAGCACGACCACGTTACCAAGTAG
- the cobK gene encoding precorrin-6A reductase produces MILVLAGTSDARELALQIKDKGYDLLTTVVTDNAAKSMEEAGVPVQVGRLTADDIQQLIQDRAVQCVVDASHPFAEEASKNAMAGAQGAGVPYIRYERESLSSPGSEKLIVVEDYVQAAELAAEKRGVIMLTTGSKTLKTFTDRLLGLPDTTLVARMLPRLDNMQKCEELGVEQKNIVAMQGPFSKELNKALYEHYGVTLMITKESGKVGAFDEKVEAALEMGIETIVIGRPKIDYGTKFSDFESVLTQLKQVTGGN; encoded by the coding sequence ATGATTCTGGTACTGGCTGGAACGAGCGACGCGCGCGAGTTGGCTTTGCAAATCAAGGACAAGGGCTACGATCTGTTAACGACAGTTGTCACCGACAATGCTGCGAAAAGTATGGAGGAAGCGGGTGTGCCCGTTCAGGTCGGACGCCTGACTGCTGACGATATTCAGCAGCTGATCCAAGACAGAGCCGTCCAATGCGTAGTCGACGCGAGTCACCCCTTCGCAGAGGAAGCCTCCAAGAATGCGATGGCAGGTGCGCAAGGCGCGGGAGTCCCATACATTCGTTACGAGCGGGAAAGCCTCTCTTCACCGGGCAGTGAAAAGCTGATTGTAGTAGAAGACTACGTCCAAGCGGCTGAACTGGCGGCTGAAAAGCGCGGTGTCATCATGCTGACGACGGGCAGCAAGACGCTGAAAACGTTCACGGATCGGCTGTTGGGCTTGCCGGACACGACGCTGGTAGCCCGCATGCTGCCACGTCTAGACAATATGCAGAAGTGCGAAGAGCTCGGTGTTGAGCAAAAAAACATCGTCGCGATGCAAGGCCCTTTTTCCAAGGAGCTGAATAAAGCGCTCTACGAGCATTATGGTGTCACGCTGATGATCACCAAGGAGAGCGGCAAGGTAGGTGCTTTTGATGAAAAGGTGGAAGCGGCACTGGAAATGGGCATCGAAACAATCGTCATCGGTCGTCCAAAGATCGATTATGGAACGAAGTTTTCGGATTTCGAAAGCGTATTGACTCAACTCAAACAAGTGACTGGAGGAAACTAA
- a CDS encoding precorrin-8X methylmutase produces the protein MDFKTEFKPMTVQPQEIEDLSFQIITDELGEHSFTEEQYPVVQRVIHASADFDLGRSLVFHPDAVKSGIEAIRSGKIVVADVQMVQVGISKNRIEKFGGEVKVYISDRDVMEEAKRLNTTRAIISMRKAIKEADGGIFCIGNAPTALLELIRMVKEGEAKPGLVIGMPVGFVSAAESKEELAKLDIPFITNMGRKGGSPVTVAALNAISIMAERLG, from the coding sequence ATGGATTTCAAAACGGAATTTAAACCGATGACTGTACAACCGCAAGAGATTGAGGACTTGAGCTTTCAAATCATTACAGATGAGCTGGGTGAGCATTCCTTTACAGAAGAACAATATCCAGTAGTACAACGCGTCATCCATGCATCCGCAGACTTTGACCTTGGACGCAGCCTTGTTTTCCACCCGGACGCAGTAAAATCGGGAATCGAAGCGATCCGCAGCGGCAAAATCGTCGTAGCAGATGTACAGATGGTGCAAGTCGGCATCAGTAAAAACCGCATTGAAAAATTCGGCGGAGAAGTAAAGGTGTACATCTCTGACCGCGATGTGATGGAAGAAGCGAAGCGTCTGAATACGACACGTGCGATCATTTCCATGCGCAAAGCGATCAAGGAAGCAGATGGCGGAATCTTTTGCATCGGAAACGCACCTACGGCACTCCTGGAGCTGATCCGTATGGTGAAGGAAGGCGAAGCAAAGCCAGGTCTGGTGATCGGGATGCCAGTTGGTTTTGTATCCGCGGCAGAATCCAAGGAAGAGCTGGCGAAGCTCGATATCCCATTCATCACAAACATGGGACGTAAAGGCGGAAGCCCAGTAACGGTAGCAGCTTTGAATGCCATTTCGATTATGGCGGAACGGTTGGGCTAA
- a CDS encoding cobalt-precorrin-5B (C(1))-methyltransferase yields the protein MAAKAATDEKEAKPLRHGYTTGSCATATTKAALIALITQEEQSQATIRLPIGEDVTFLMESCDFSLERATAGTIKDGGDDPDATHGALILSTVEWSDEPGIILDGGLGVGRVTKPGLPVPIGEAAINPVPRKMIRETAQAVLDEYGTQRGIKIVISVPAGEEIAKKTLNGRLGILGGISILGTRGIVVPFSTSAYKASVAQAVNVAKEAGCDHIVLSTGGKSESYGVATYPELSEEAFVEMGDFVGFSLKQCKNKKMRKVTLVGMMGKFSKVAQGVMMVHSKSAPVDFGFLAQMAADAGAPQERIDEILGANTASQVGDMMVDTPAFFEIMCENCCRAALKEVGGGIEVETIIITMKGSLLGRVTINDTGDESNWNRG from the coding sequence ATGGCAGCCAAAGCAGCAACGGACGAGAAAGAGGCAAAACCCCTCCGCCATGGATATACGACTGGATCATGTGCAACGGCGACAACCAAGGCTGCTTTGATCGCGCTGATTACTCAGGAAGAGCAAAGCCAAGCGACGATTCGCCTGCCAATCGGCGAGGATGTCACCTTTCTGATGGAGAGCTGTGATTTTTCATTGGAGAGGGCGACAGCAGGCACGATCAAGGATGGGGGAGACGACCCAGACGCGACACACGGTGCCCTTATTCTCTCTACGGTGGAATGGTCGGATGAGCCCGGCATTATTTTGGATGGCGGACTCGGTGTGGGACGGGTGACCAAGCCAGGGTTGCCTGTTCCGATTGGCGAGGCAGCGATCAATCCCGTCCCGCGCAAAATGATCAGGGAAACCGCGCAGGCTGTTCTGGATGAGTACGGGACCCAGCGCGGGATCAAAATCGTCATCTCCGTGCCTGCGGGTGAGGAAATCGCCAAAAAAACCTTGAATGGACGACTCGGCATACTCGGCGGCATCTCCATTTTGGGGACGCGTGGAATCGTGGTGCCGTTTTCCACTTCTGCTTACAAGGCAAGCGTGGCACAAGCGGTCAATGTCGCCAAGGAAGCCGGCTGCGATCATATTGTGCTGTCGACGGGCGGAAAGAGTGAATCCTACGGAGTCGCTACTTATCCAGAGCTGTCGGAAGAAGCATTCGTGGAGATGGGCGATTTCGTCGGCTTTTCCCTCAAGCAGTGCAAGAACAAAAAGATGCGCAAAGTGACCTTGGTCGGGATGATGGGCAAGTTTTCCAAGGTAGCGCAGGGCGTCATGATGGTTCATTCCAAAAGCGCACCCGTCGATTTCGGCTTCCTCGCTCAAATGGCAGCAGATGCAGGAGCACCGCAGGAGCGTATTGACGAAATTTTGGGAGCCAACACCGCTTCGCAGGTAGGCGATATGATGGTGGACACGCCAGCCTTTTTCGAGATCATGTGCGAAAACTGCTGTCGCGCTGCACTAAAGGAAGTGGGCGGCGGCATCGAGGTCGAAACCATCATCATCACAATGAAAGGGTCCCTGTTGGGAAGGGTGACGATCAATGACACAGGCGATGAAAGTAATTGGAATCGGGGATGA
- the cbiE gene encoding precorrin-6y C5,15-methyltransferase (decarboxylating) subunit CbiE produces the protein MTQAMKVIGIGDDGQQSLLPLYRTWIEESELLVGGERHLSFFPEYTGEKRVLKGGLTAMVEELRTETRKTVILASGDPLFYGIGGLLSKKLNVEIYPHLSSIQLAFAKMGESWQDATLASVHGRSIKGLAQRIDGKDKVALLTDRENSPAAIARYLLSFQMNEYDAFVAENLGSAEERTGWYSLEEMADGSFSDLNVVILKKRRPSPVWPFGIADEEFSQRKPDKGLITKKEVRILSIAQLQLHAKSIVWDIGTCTGSVAIEAARIAREGEVYGVEKNVDDLENCRQNMAKFRTDLTVINARAPHGLDEFPDPDAVFIGGSGGELRELLNICCTRLRPNGRIVVNAATIETLYEATQAFAQEGFETSVTLAQLSRSKPILSLTRFEALNPIYIITAWAKQAEEQGGDSK, from the coding sequence ATGACACAGGCGATGAAAGTAATTGGAATCGGGGATGATGGACAGCAGAGCCTGCTGCCGCTGTACCGGACTTGGATAGAGGAAAGTGAACTGTTAGTTGGAGGAGAGCGGCACCTCAGCTTTTTCCCGGAGTATACAGGGGAAAAGCGTGTACTAAAGGGCGGACTGACCGCGATGGTAGAAGAGCTACGCACAGAGACACGCAAGACGGTCATTCTGGCGTCAGGCGACCCGCTCTTTTACGGGATAGGTGGCTTACTTTCCAAAAAGCTGAACGTGGAGATTTACCCGCACCTCAGCTCCATTCAGCTCGCTTTTGCCAAAATGGGCGAATCATGGCAGGATGCGACATTGGCAAGTGTGCACGGACGTAGTATCAAAGGTCTGGCGCAACGGATCGACGGGAAGGATAAGGTCGCTCTTTTGACGGATCGGGAAAACTCGCCAGCAGCGATTGCCCGCTATCTCCTTTCGTTCCAAATGAATGAGTACGATGCGTTCGTGGCGGAGAACCTCGGCAGTGCCGAAGAGCGGACAGGCTGGTATTCCCTTGAGGAAATGGCTGATGGTAGCTTCTCTGATCTGAATGTCGTGATTTTGAAAAAACGTCGTCCAAGCCCGGTGTGGCCGTTTGGAATCGCAGACGAGGAGTTTTCCCAGCGCAAACCGGACAAGGGACTTATTACGAAAAAAGAAGTGCGCATTTTAAGCATTGCACAGCTGCAATTGCATGCGAAAAGCATCGTCTGGGACATCGGCACCTGCACAGGCTCTGTCGCCATTGAAGCGGCACGAATTGCGCGTGAGGGTGAAGTGTACGGCGTAGAGAAGAACGTGGACGATCTGGAAAACTGCCGCCAGAACATGGCGAAGTTTCGCACGGATTTGACAGTGATTAACGCACGCGCCCCACATGGCTTGGATGAGTTCCCGGACCCGGATGCCGTATTTATCGGCGGCAGTGGTGGAGAATTGCGAGAGCTGTTGAACATCTGCTGCACACGACTGCGCCCGAATGGCCGGATCGTGGTGAATGCAGCGACCATTGAGACATTGTACGAAGCGACACAAGCATTCGCGCAAGAAGGATTCGAGACATCGGTGACACTGGCGCAGCTATCGCGCAGCAAGCCGATTTTGTCCCTGACGCGCTTTGAAGCATTGAATCCGATCTACATCATTACGGCCTGGGCCAAGCAGGCAGAAGAACAAGGAGGAGACAGCAAGTGA
- the cobI gene encoding precorrin-2 C(20)-methyltransferase, giving the protein MTKIGTLYGLGVGPGDPELITVKAFRLLQQSPVVAYPKKRMGSKSYAHQIAELYVQTPDKEMLGLVFPMTRDKEILEREWNNTVEIVWERLSEGKDVAFVTEGDPMFYSTFIHMMRVMHEEHPEVPIVTVPGVSSFLGAASRFNLPLADGEEQIGIIPATEDKEAMRKALENHDTVVFLKVAKVLPMIIGLLKEMGLAEKAAVATKVTSSEEMVWTDMRELERAELSYLTLMVVKK; this is encoded by the coding sequence GTGACTAAGATCGGAACATTGTACGGACTGGGAGTAGGTCCCGGCGACCCTGAATTGATTACCGTTAAGGCATTTCGTCTATTACAGCAATCACCAGTGGTTGCGTATCCGAAAAAACGGATGGGCAGCAAAAGCTACGCGCATCAAATCGCAGAGCTGTATGTGCAGACCCCAGACAAGGAAATGCTTGGGCTCGTATTCCCGATGACGCGGGACAAAGAAATTTTGGAGCGCGAGTGGAACAACACCGTGGAGATCGTTTGGGAGCGTTTGTCTGAAGGCAAGGACGTTGCTTTTGTAACGGAAGGCGATCCGATGTTTTACAGCACGTTCATCCACATGATGCGCGTCATGCATGAGGAGCACCCGGAAGTACCAATCGTGACCGTACCAGGCGTCTCTTCGTTTCTGGGAGCAGCTTCCCGCTTCAATCTGCCGCTGGCGGACGGGGAAGAGCAGATCGGCATCATCCCGGCAACAGAAGACAAGGAAGCCATGCGCAAAGCGCTTGAGAACCATGATACCGTCGTGTTCCTGAAGGTAGCAAAGGTACTGCCAATGATCATTGGCTTGCTAAAAGAAATGGGGCTGGCTGAAAAGGCAGCGGTCGCGACCAAGGTCACTTCCTCCGAGGAAATGGTTTGGACCGATATGCGTGAACTGGAGCGGGCAGAGCTTAGCTATCTTACACTGATGGTGGTGAAAAAATAA
- the cobM gene encoding precorrin-4 C(11)-methyltransferase, with the protein MKLYIVGAGPGDPDLITVKGLKLLQKADVIMYTDSLVNEDLVAMSNPNAEVLQSSGMALEEMVELLVDRIHSGKTVVRLHTGDPSIYGAIMEQIALLKEKGIEVEIVPGVSSVFAAAAAVGAELTIPDLTQTIILTRAEGRTPVPEREKLRALAEHHCTLALYLSATLTKKVVRELVDAGWSEDTPVAVVQRASWPDQLIVRTTLKNLDEDMGKNGIRKHAMILAGWALDPNIHDKSEQYRSKLYDKTFTHGFRKGVKE; encoded by the coding sequence ATGAAACTGTACATAGTGGGAGCGGGTCCCGGCGACCCTGATTTGATTACGGTAAAAGGCTTGAAGCTGTTGCAAAAGGCAGACGTCATTATGTATACCGATTCCCTCGTGAACGAGGACTTGGTAGCAATGAGCAATCCCAATGCAGAGGTACTGCAAAGCTCGGGTATGGCATTGGAAGAAATGGTAGAGCTGTTGGTAGACCGGATTCATAGCGGAAAAACAGTCGTACGCCTGCATACAGGTGATCCGTCCATTTATGGCGCGATTATGGAACAGATCGCCCTATTGAAAGAAAAAGGCATCGAGGTAGAAATCGTTCCAGGTGTGAGCTCAGTATTTGCGGCAGCGGCAGCAGTAGGAGCCGAGCTGACGATTCCTGATCTGACACAGACGATCATCCTCACCCGCGCGGAAGGTCGCACACCAGTGCCTGAAAGAGAAAAGCTGCGTGCGCTTGCTGAGCATCATTGTACGTTGGCTCTGTACCTTAGCGCGACTTTGACGAAAAAAGTAGTCCGTGAGCTGGTCGATGCAGGCTGGAGCGAGGATACACCAGTAGCAGTCGTACAACGTGCAAGCTGGCCGGATCAATTGATCGTTCGCACCACGCTGAAAAATTTGGACGAAGACATGGGCAAAAATGGTATTCGCAAACACGCGATGATTTTGGCTGGCTGGGCATTGGACCCGAACATCCACGACAAGAGCGAGCAATACCGTTCCAAGCTGTATGATAAAACCTTTACACACGGGTTCAGAAAAGGTGTGAAGGAATAA